In the Cryptococcus neoformans var. neoformans JEC21 chromosome 1, complete sequence genome, one interval contains:
- a CDS encoding nuclear mRNA splicing, via spliceosome-related protein, putative, which produces MNRAVQRSQLFNPAGQQTRSQYDPQNPGVQHRGPAGPAPQQQYQQYQQYQQPQQQGQPQQQQQQQQQQLSQQGPQSTNGTADGASGSGSTPGQEMNLASVLHYLQSEWRRWERDRNEWEIERAEMRARIALLEGQRRSAENLKVDLLRRVKMLEFALRQERTKRVGAGGKLNSVPPTRLAALQDEDRLSTGDKEGSGSEGSQEDILEKPTKVNGVHSAAVGKSSTIMSRSQPAEANQWKSIGVAPRDPKARARSREYLKQCLQEISYLTSPGALNPLPPYPPVDPSALPQPDVSHDPNHPEVDLYERPRKELSEEPVPPLHTRKRNDEAAETKETAGSTSASEDDQVNGEKDKPIPSIPTPALPPGSSSSFPTSQPMEKSVSPSPLAFHRPGLDPALLPPSDNSGPPSSPSPRTVSLPDISATKSEDEPRSPGAGKDSDEPGKQLLTAIYRPDSKTAWREELKAANEEAEKAKEERARKVPDQAEDDRLTTLSLNTEEEEIKADDSVDKIWVSKRSLKSHLDIVRAIAFAHGPGIMLATGGDDCTVKVWSVDSASIISHRHTAQEIEPIMTLRGHTAAITSVAISNALSIIFSASLDSTIRLWQLPAHNHDPYATYNPSVAVQTLEGHTESVWDICLLPPQEVSPAGKEGIEGRLVSASSDGSVKLWERSGSSPSASNWKLEKSFSSFGEGVIPTCLAVFNLDFGKVLVGTSDGKARLWDVDAGEEVRLFGEEGQGVDSQVNAILSHPTLPAIVTAHEDGYLRFYDAKSSSTTPTHTVLAHPAPITSLALSPSSPTCILTSSVDCTVRLWDLTKKTSIQELAGHRGRADEGVCAVASHPELPVIGSAGADGVVRLWGLA; this is translated from the exons ATGAACCGTGCCGTCCAGAGGAGTCAGCTCTTCAATCCTGCCGGCCAACAGACACGCTCTCAATATGACCCTCAGAATCCTGGTGTGCAGCACAGAGGACCTGCCGGACCCGCCCCACAGCAACAGTACCAGCAGTACCAGCAGTAtcaacaacctcaacaGCAAGGTCAGccacagcaacagcagcagcagcaacaacaacagctaTCACAGCAAGGGCCTCAGTCGACAAACGGCACTGCAGATGGTGCAAGTGGAAGTGGGAGCACGCCTGGTCAAGAGATGAACCTCGCCTCGGTGCTGCATTACCTACAAAGcgaatggagaagatgggagaggGATAGAAACGAGTGGGAAATTGAGAGAGCAGAGATGAGG GCCCGAATTGCACTGCTGgaaggacaaagaagaTCAGCAGAAAACCTCAAGGTAGATTTGTTGAGAAGGGTCAAAATGCTCGAGTTCGCTCTACGACAAGAGAGAACAAAGCGGGTTGGTGCCGGAGGCAAGCTCAACAGCGTCCCGCCTACTCGTTTGGCTGCACTTCAGGACGAAGACAGGCTTTCAACAGGAGACAAGGAAGGTAGCGGAAGTGAAGGTAGCCAAGAAGACA TTCTTGAGAAGCCAACCAAAGTGAACGGCGTTCATTCTGCTGCTGTCGGCAAATCTTCTACAATCATGTCTCGTTCCCAGCCTGCTGAGGCAAATCAATGGAAGAGCATCGGTGTCGCCCCTAGAGATCCTAAAGCCCGTGCACGAAGTCGAGAATATCTCAAACA ATGTCTTCAAGAGATCAGCTACCTTACTTCTCCCGGTGCCCTcaatcctctccctccatACCCTCCCGTAGACccttctgctcttcctcagccGGATGTGTCGCACGACCCCAACCACCCCGAGGTTGACCTTTATGAACGACCCCGAAAAGAGCTGTCTGAAGAGCCTGTCCCACCCCTTCACACTCGTAAACGAAACGACGAAGCTGCAGAGACCAAAGAGACCGCTGGCTCGACTTCAGCCTCTGAGGATGATCAGGTGAACGGCGAAAAGGACAAACCCATTCCCTCCATTCCCACCCCTGCATTGCCACCTGgatcttcgtcttcttttcctaCATCACAACCCATGGAAAAGTCcgtctctccttcacccttAGCGTTCCATCGTCCAGGCTTAGATCCGGCACTTTTACCCCCCAGTGATAATAGTGGCCCCCCGTCCTCCCCGTCTCCGAGAACAGTAAGCTTACCGGATATCTCTGCGACTAAAAGCGAGGATGAGCCACGATCGCCAGGTGCCGGGAAGGATTCGGATGAGCCGGGAAAGCAGCTTTTGACGGCCATATATAGGCCGGATAGTAAGACTGCATGGCGAGAAGAACTGAAGGCTGCCAACGAGGAAGCGGAAAAG gcgaaggaggaaagagcaCGAAAGGTGCCCGATCAGGCCGAAGACGACCGACTCACAACTTTGTCGCTCAATaccgaggaggaagaaatcaaAGCGGATGATTCAGTCGATAAGATATGGGTATCCAAAAGGAGTTTGAAGAGTCACTTGGACATTGTTAGGGCTATTGCGTTTGCTCATGGTCCTGGAATTATGTTGGCGACTGGCGGTGATGATTGTACGGTGAAGGTTTGGTCAGTGGATTCAGCTAGTATCATTTCCCACAG ACATACTGCTCAAGAAATTGAGCCTATCATGACTTTGCGCGGTCACACCGCCGCTATCACATCCGTGGCCATATCCAATGCCCTTTCTATAATATTCTCTGCCTCCCTGGACTCGACTATCCGCCTCTGGCAATTACCAGCTCACAATCACGATCCGTACGCTACCTATAATCCTTCTGTTGCGGTCCAGACACTTGAAGGTCACACTGAATCTGTTTGGGACATCtgtctccttcctcctcaagaAGTCAGCCCGGcagggaaggaaggcaTTGAAGGCCGTCTTGTCAGCGCCTCCTCAGATGGTTCGGTCAAGCTTTGGGAACGATCcggctcttctccatccgcGAGTAACTGGAAACTGGAGAAGTCATTCAGCTCTTTTGGCGAGGGTGTCATACCGACGTGTTTGGCAGTTTTCAACCTAGATTTTGGAAAAGTGCTTGTGGGTACGTCGGATGGAAAGGCAAGATTATGGGATGTGGATGCGGGAGAGGAAGTGCGCCtgtttggagaggaaggccAAGGTGTGGACTCTCAGGTAAATGCCATCTTGAGCCACCCAACTTTACCGGCTATTGTAACGGCTCATGAAGACGGATATCTCCGGTTCTACGATGCTAAATCTT CATCCACTACCCCGACGCATACAGTCCTTGCTCATCCCGCACCTATAACTTCTCTTGCTCTATCACCCTCATCCCCAACGTGCATACTCACGTCGTCTGTCGACTGTACTGTTCGTTTGTGGGacttgacaaagaagaCTTCAATCCAGGAATTGGCAGGGCACAGAGGAAGGGCAGATGAGGGCGTTTGCGCGGTGGCTAGTCATCCGGAATTACCAGTCATCGGAAGCGCAGGTGCGGATGGAGTTGTCAGACTTTGGGGATTGGCTTGA
- a CDS encoding sulfate transporter, putative translates to MGLIKSSLGNSNKGKFVDCSTPPLHNSSFIRIQEDSSSTAAARTSTQEDLHASMSPDIKPSFRPEVVKSKIKHYFGYTETTPETVSVFDWARSQTPALGPGIKAYILSLFPFIQWVPRYNLTWLFGDLVAGITVGMVLVPQSLSYAKIAELEPQYGLYSSFIGVLTYAFFATSKDVSIGPVAVMSLETGNIILSVQDKYGDLYSKPVIATALAFICGFIVLGIGLLRIGWLVEFIPQPAVSGFMTGSALNIAAGQFPAVFGLSKKFDTRAATYKVIINTLKYLPQASLDTAFGMTALAALYGIKWGFTWLGKRYPRYGRITFFCQSLRHAFVIIIWTIISWRVNVHAASPRISLVGNVPSGLQHVGRPFIDSQLLSAIGPHIPVATIILLLEHISIAKSFGRLNGYKINPNQELIAIGVNNTIGTLFSAYPSTGSFSRSALKSKAGVRTPAAGLATGVVVIVALYAVAPAFYWIPNAALSALIIHAVADLVASPKHSYSFWRVAPIEYVIFVGAVLWSVFYTIESGIYWSLATSVVLLLLRIARPKGHFLGRVRIKPEAGNTLEHIRDVYVPLDEESSGEDVKVENPPAGVIIYRFEESFLYPNASYINDRLIEQAKKVTRRGGDYSKVAAGDRPWNDPGPSKKNAAAVIEADMVKPVLKAVILDFAAVANLDTTGVQNLIDTKTEMEKWADGPVEFHFCGILSPWIRRALVAGGFGQGRAKEGAALEVAPAVIENLENAASPGMERERYNEHEVSFIHEVGQASNSTSAGTSFSEEEKRIGSGATTPSPQLDGVNERRPSGVSTKTVPLLDRSTPFFHFDLADALNSLNLPENE, encoded by the exons ATGGGTCTTATAAAGAGTAGCCTTGGGAATTCGAATAAAGGAAAATTCGTAGATTGTTCAACACCACCACTACACAACTCGTCCTTCATTCGTATTCAGGAAGATAGTTCATCTACGGCGGCAGCGAGAACATCGACTCAGGAAGATCTCCACGCCTCCATGTCTCCCGATATCAAGCCTAGCTTCCGCCCCGAGGTGGTCAAGAGTAAAATCAAGCACTATTTTGGTTATACGGAAACAACACCAGAGACTGTCTCCGTCTTTGACTGGGCAAGGAGTCAGACTCCAGCTCTTGGGCCAGGA ATCAAAGCTTatatcctctctcttttccccttcatTCAATGGGTTCCCCGATACAACTTGACGTGGTTGTTTGGTGACCTCGTGGC TGGTATCACCGTTGGTATGGTCCTTGTTCCCCAATCGCTTTCTTATGCCAAAATTGCCGAACTCGAGCCCCAATACGGTTtatactcttctttcatcggTGTCCTTACCTATGCCTTTTTTGCCACATCCAAGGATGTTTCCATCGGTCCGGTCGCCGTCATGTCTCTCGAGACTGGTAACATCATTCTCAGTGTGCAAGACAAGTACGGCGATCTTTACTCCAAGCCTGTTATCGCTACTGCTTTGGCGTTCATCTGTGGATTCATCGTCTTGGGTATCGGATTATTGAGGATTGGATGGCTCGTTGAGTTCA TTCCTCAACCTGCCGTCTCTGGTTTCATGACTGGTAGTGCTCTTAACATCGCCGCTGGCCAATTCCCGGCTGTTTTTGGTCTGTCCAAGAAGTTTGACACTCGTGCTGCCACATACAAGGTTATCATCAACACTCTCAAGTACTTGCCCCAGGCATCGCTCGACACCGCTTTCGGTATGACTGCACTTGCTGCCCTTTACGGAATCAAGTGGGGATTTACCTGGCTCGGTAAACGATACCCTCGCTATGGCCGAATCACTTTCTTCTGCCAATCTCTTCGACACGCctttgtcatcatcatctggaCCATCATCTCTTGGCGAGTCAACGTTCACGCCGCCTCGCCTCGCATTTCCCTCGTCGGCAATGTCCCTTCGGGTTTGCAACACGTAGGCCGACCTTTCATTGATAGCCAACTGCTTTCTGCCATCGGTCCCCACATTCCTGTTGCCActatcatccttcttctcgagcaCATCTCCATTGCCAAATCTTTCGGTCGGTTGAACGGTTATAAGATTAACCCTAACCAAGAGCTTATTGCTATCGGTGTTAACAACACCATCGGTACTCTTTTCTCTGCGTACCCCTCCACCGGTTCTTTCTCTCGATCTGCCCTCAAGTCTAAGGCTGGTGTGCGCACCCCTGCTGCGGGTCTCGCCACCGGTGTTGTCGTCATCGTTGCCTTGTACGCAGTCGCACCGGCCTTTTACTGGATTCCCAACGCGGCTCTTTCTGCCTTGATTATTCACGCCGTCGCCGACCTTGTCGCTTCTCCCAAGCACTCTTACAGCTTCTGGCGAGTTGCCCCCATTGAATACGTGATCTTCGTTGGTGCGGTTCTTTGGTCCGTTTTTTACACCATCGAGTCAGGTATCTATTGGTCTCTTGCCACCTCTGTCgttctcttgcttcttcgtATCGCTCGACCCAAAGGTCACTTCCTCGGGCGTGTACGAATCAAGCCTGAGGCTGGTAACACCCTTGAGCACATCCGAGATGTCTACGTTCCCCTTGATGAAGAATCTTCTGGggaagatgtcaaggtTGAGAACCCTCCTGCCGGTGTCATAATCTACCGATTCGAAGAGTCTTTCCTCTACCCTAACGCTTCTTATATCAATGACCGACTTATCGAACAGGCCAAGAAGGTAACCAGGCGAGGTGGTGACTACTCCAAGGTTGCAGCGGGCGACCGACCTTGGAATGACCCAGGACCCAGCAAGAAgaacgcggcggcggtTATAGAGGCTGACATGGTCAAGCCTGTACTCAAGGCTGTTATCCTTGactttgctgctgttgccaACCTTGATACCACTGGTGTGCAAAATTTGATCGACACCAagacggagatggagaaatgGGCCGATGGTCCTGTCGAGTTCCACTTTTGCGGTATTCTTTCACCTTGGATCCGACGTGCTCTTGTTGCTGGTGGATTTGGTCAAGGCCGTGCCAAGGAAGGTGCCGCTCTTGAAGTAGCTCCTGCTGTCATCGAGAATCTTGAGAACGCTGCTTCCCCGGgaatggagagggagaggtaTAATGAGCATGAAGTCTCTTTCATTCACGAGGTCGGTCAAGCTTCCAACTCAACTTCCGCCGGTACTTCTTTcagcgaggaggagaagaggattggCTCTGGAGCCACcacaccatctcctcaattGGATGGGGTTAACGAAAGAAGACCGAGCGGTGTATCAACCAAGACTGTTCCATTGTTAGACAGGTCAACAcctttcttccactttGACCTGGCCGATGCCTTGAACTCGTTGAACTTACCTGAGAATGAGTGA
- a CDS encoding A/G-specific adenine DNA glycosylase, putative codes for MRPDSSSPSIYSVSDSDSSDYAPSVSETKRSSIKRKRAAPASTKSRTKTTIVKQARGKGKAVDNIEDIENLGATVSRRHGMDYHSVDKIVDEKESLLEWFECVREKRGMPWRKKYDPSLSFEEKGQRAYEIWVSEVMLQQTQVTTVIAYWQRWMERWPTISDLAKADVEEVNAAWRGLGYYRRARSLLAGAKTVMGNSKYNGRLPDDPAVLEKEIDGVGRYTAGAICSMAYGVRTPIVDGNIHRLLTRLLAVHAPQTGPATIKFLWRVADELIKHLPSGDKHNNVVGDWNQALMELGSQVCKPANPECGVCPLKKACKGYAELSNSPSQPSTTKSDCKLCAPIPCDIETDRIPTVMVFPMKKEKKASRVEEETVCIVQWRGDGDQRRWLFTKRPEKGLLAGLFEPPTTPVSAGLSSSERLGASLEALSDYIEITEGEAEGLQKSSRDVGNIPHIFSHINMTYHIHLLTLTSPGNEPPSVKPKAPRPAVWLNEEEVEKANVGTGVKKVWAEIYGSWGSFEESEAGAILAKKQKRTNNKLTKPKPVVANRNEKIVKKVMMPPMPTTRKNVVDAVE; via the exons ATGCGCCCAGATTCAAGCTCACCATCAATCTATTCAGTCTCTGATTCGGACTCCAGCGACTATGCCCCCAGCGTCTCAGAAACCAAACGGTCGTCCATCAAACGAAAACGTGCTGCACCAGCTTCCACAAAAAGCAGAACCAAAACAACTATTGTAAAGCAGGCACGCGGAAAGGGCAAAGCAGTAGATAATATAGAGGATATAGAAAACCTTGGTGCCACAGTCTCTCGGAGACATGGGATGGATTACCATTCCGTTGATAAGATCGTagacgagaaggagagcTTATTGGAATGGTTTGAATGCGTGAG GGAGAAAAGAGGTATGCCTTGGCGTAAGAAATACGACCCATCTTTAAGctttgaagaaaaagggcaGAGGGCATACGAG ATATGGG TCAGCGAAGTAATGCTTCAGCAGACACAGGTCACAACT GTTATCGCTTATTGGCAAAGGTGGATGGAACGATGGCCTACAATCAGCGACTTGGCAAAGGCTGATGTGGAG GAAGTCAATGCTGCGTGGC GTGGATTGGGATACTACCGTAGAGCAAGATCGCTGCTGGCAGGAGCGAAAACGGTCATGGGAAATTCGAAATACAATGGGCGGCTTCCGGATGATCCTGCTGTcctggaaaaggagatcGACGGAGTAGGACGGTATACCGCCG GGGCCATTTGTTCGATGGCTTATGGCGTGAGGACCCCTATC GTCGATGGCAACATCCACCGTCTTCTCACCCGTCTTCTTGCGGTGCATGCTCCACAAACCGGCCCTGCTACAATCAAATTCCTTTGGAGGGTGGCCGACGAGCTGATAAAGCATCTACCTTCTGGAGATAAACACAACAATGTAGTGGGTGACTGGAATCAA GCTCTGATGGAACTGGGTAGTCAAGTGTGTAAGCCCGCAAATCCCGAGTGCGGTGTCTGCCCTCTGAAGAAAGCTTGCAAAGGTTATGCAGAG CTTTCCAACTCTCCATCACAACCGTCTACGACTAAGTCTGACTGCAAGCTGTGCGCCCCAATACCCTGTGATATCGAGACAGACAGAATTCCGACCGTAATGGTGTTCCCtatgaagaaagagaagaaggcctCGAGagtagaggaagaaactGTATGTATCGTCCAGTGgagaggtgatggagatCAGAGGAGATGGTTGTTTACGAAGCGCCCCGAGAAAG GCTTACTCGCCGGTCTCTTTGAGCCTCCCACCACGCCTGTCTCAGCAGGACTATCCTCCTCTGAAAGGCTCGGTGCATCCTTAGAAGCACTGTCAGATTATATCGAGATCACGGAAGGGGAAGCGGAAGGCTTGCAGAAGTCCAGCAGGGACGTAGGCAATATACCACATATCTTTTCTCATATCAACATGACCTATCACATTCATCTTCTCACACTCACATCGCCTGGCAACGAACCTCCGTCTGTCAAACCCAAGGCGCCTCGACCGGCAGTATGGctcaatgaagaagaagttgaaaaGGCGAATGTTGGGACAGGTGTGAAGAAGGTATGGGCAGAGATCTACGGATCTTGGGGTAGTTTTGAGGAGTCAGAGGCGGGAGCGATATTGgcgaagaagcagaagagaaCGAACAATAAGTTGACGAAACCTAAGCCTGTCGTGGCAAACAGGAACGAGAAAATTGTCAAGAAAGTGATGATGCCGCCTATGccgacgacgaggaagaacgtTGTTGATGCTGTTGAGTGA
- a CDS encoding integral to plasma membrane protein, putative: MSAQEFYQGGNQRGYQQQQFPPPPGGPPQDQNGGKQEYVPPQGQPPNYNMKPSQPYASTNPETGGQPVYQDTAPFSQANEKTGERMNPRKRVNDIIPLILFIAAVVGFAVVSGIAIHGFVQVNGLGGGMGDSSIGRTGSSITLDYHTVYLLLVVVALGLVIASLYLAALRAFTKIILEVTLALTVILNIGICIYYFIIQYWSGAIIFLIIALVSVFFYWGMRKRIPLAKLLLQTTIDVTKHHPSVYVVVFIGLIIQAAVSVWYTFTCIAIYVKWTPGSAACSDGGCSSSKVAGLVFYATFSYLWLSQVIGNVILCTLAGGVFGGWYYYGPRTPGGGVPKRASLLAFVRASTLSLGSIAFGSLLVTILELLRLILQLFRQYEAGQGDMIGSILICIAQCCIGCIQWMVEYFNKYAYIEIALYGKSYIPAAKDTWRLLKDRGIDALVNDSLVGTALMWGAYINGFLCAVLGYFYLRFTHPAYNSDGQYSAPVILFSFLIGLNESFTVGSAIDAGVSTIFVGLGEDPMVLAERSPGLFEMIRQVYPRVVQGVPH; encoded by the exons ATGAGCGCCCAAGAATTCTACCAAGGCGGGAATCAACGTGGgtatcagcaacaacaattccctcctccccctgGCGGTCCACCTCAAGACCAAAACGGGGGCAAGCAGGAGTATGTTCCTCCCCAGGGCCAACCGCCCAATTACAACATGAAACCCTCTCAGCCTTATGCCTCTACCAACCCCGAAACGGGTGGACAGCCCGTATATCAAGACACTGCGCCGTTCTCCCAAGCAAATGAAAAAACGGGAGAGAGGATGAACCCTCGAAAGAGGGTGAACGATATCATTCCGCTGATATTGTTTATCGCCGCCGTTGTTGGGTTTGCAGTTGTTTCCGGTATTGCGATACATGGTTTCGTGCAGGTCAATGGTTTGGGAGGTGGAATGGGTGACTCTAGTATAGGGCGTACAGGTTCCAGTATAACGCTCGACTA CCACACGGtctaccttcttctcgttgtCGTTGCCCTCGGTTTGGTCATTGCATCTTTATATCTTGCG GCCTTGAGGGCGTTCACCAAGATCATTCTTGAAGTCACTCTAGCATTGACGGTCATTCTTAATATTGGTATTTGTATTT ACTATTTTATCATCCAGT ACTGGTCTGGCgctatcatcttccttatcATTGCCCTTGTTTcagtcttcttctactGGGGCATGCGAAAGCG TATCCCTCTGGCCAAATTGCTTCTTCAAACCACAATTGACGTTACAAAGCACCACCCCTCGGTATACGTTGTTGTCTTCATCGgcctcatcatccaagcAGCTGTATCAGTTTGGTACACTTTCACCTGTATTGCCATTTATGTTAAGTGGACTCCGGGAAGTGCTG CTTGCTCGGATGGGGGTTGTTCCTCTAGCAAGGTAGCAGGTCTGGTATTCTACGCCACTTTTTCCTACCTCTGGCTGTCTCAGGTCATCGGCAACGTCATTCTATGTACTCTCGCTGGTGGTGTCTTTGGAG GATGGTATTACTACGGCCCTCGAACCCCTGGTGGAGGTGTGCCAAAGAGAGCAAGCTTGTTGGCTTTCGTGCGAGCTTCGACTCTTTCCCTTGGATCAATCGCTTTTGGAAGTCTGTTGGTTACTATCCTTGAGCTTTTGAGATTGATATTGCAACTGTTCAGACAGTATGAAGCTGGACAAGGTGACA TGATTGGATCTATCCTCATATGCATTGCTCAATGCTGTATCGGCTGTATTCAATGGATGGTCGAGTATTTCAATAAAT ATGCCTA TATTGAGATTG CTCTTTATGGCAAGTCATACATCCCTGCTGCCAAGGATACCTGGAGACTTCTGAAGGACCGCGGTATCGACGCTTTGGTGAATGACTCTCTCGTTGGTACCG CTCTCATGTGGGGCGCTTACATCAACGGTTTCCTATGCGCTGTACTGGGCTACTTCTACCTCAGAT TCACTCACCCTGCGTACAACTCTGATGGGCAATACTCCGC ACCTGTGattctcttctcattcCTCATCGGTCTTAACGAGAGTTTCACCGTTGGCAGCGCTATC GATGCTGGTGTATCTACCATCTTTGTCGGCTTGGGAGAAGACCCTATGGTGCTTGCCGAGAGGAGTCCAGGGCTGTTTGAGATGATCCGCCAGGTTTATCCCCGTGTCGTCCAGGGTGTCCCCCATTAG